The bacterium genome segment GAGCTTGAAGGAATTCCGGTCAACCTCATCGACACCGCCGGAATCCGTGAAACACCCGACACGATCGAACGTGAGGGCGTTCTTGCAACAGAGCAACTTCTCGCTACCGCAGACATTATTCTGTACCTGAGAGATGCCAGTAATATTCTTCAAATGGGATCAAATACCACAAGCGGAGACGACCGTTACATTCACATCATGTCAAAGGGCGATCTTGTAGAGAATCCATCAGAAAATCCCGGCTGTCTATTGATTTCCGCACGAACGGGCCGTGGAATCGACGCTCTGATCGGAGCAATCGCAGAACGGACGCGAACGACGATATCGACTGCTTCAACCGATTCCCTCGTTATCGTGGAACGTCACCATGCGGAGCTTGTAAAAGCTCGTGAAGCGCTTGTCCATGCCAGGTCGAGCATCGGCACATGGTCTGAAGAGATTATTTCGATGGAAATCCGTGAAGCGCAGCACCATATTGAGTCCATACTCGGAAAAAACATCGATATGGATGTGCTCGACACCATTTTCAAAAACTTCTGCATCGGAAAATAATCCCTCTGTTTCACGTGAAACACCAGGTCTTATAAAGCACGGAGTGTCATTCCCATGAAAACGGAAATCCATAATCCAATGGACAATAAGAGCAGTCACGGGGAACTGCTCCAACAGGTATAACAATAGCATGACCGTAATTTATAGTGACGATAACGCGTCGTTTTTTAACACACTGATAATGAGCCTGAATCTCATACCTAACCACCTGTACCATTTGTTTTACGTCGTTCTCGCATAATTTTCCTGCTGAAGCGCGTTATATGACATCGCTTTCATTTTTTATTTTTATGTATTACTCTTTTTTTTATCCTACAATTCCGGGAAATGGTTTTGTTTCACGTGAAACATAATGCCCTTTCTTTTTAAATTTCTTCTCACCGTTGCGTTTTCCTGTTTTAAATGGTACATTTTCATTACATGTAATTTTCATATATTTCCCAGGTCATTTAACCTTATCCCTGATGATCCAAAATGATTGAACAATCCCTTTTTTACGATAATTTATATGCCGGCTCGTCCGAATATGGTGTTCCTCTTGACATGTCGGCTCTTTCTTCCTGCTGGAAGTATTATGAACTTCTTGTCTCATGGAACAGCCGTGTAAATCTTGTTTCTCAGCGCGATCTTGACCGTTTTATCGATTATCACATGCTCGATTCTCTTAAAATTGCATCTCTCTTCGATTTCTCGCGTGTCAGGACCATGATCGATTTCGGCAGCGGAGCCGGACTTCCGGGTATTCCTCTTGCTCTTGCCTTTCCTCATATTTCGCTTACATTGATCGATTCACGAACCAAACGGTGCGCGTTTCTCTCTGAGACCGTTTTTTCCATCCCGCTTGGCAATACGGTGATTGTTCACTCAAAAATCGAATCTCTTCCCGTTCGGTATAACCGTGCATTTGATGTCGTTGTTACCCGCGCAACCGCATCGCTCGCTGATTTTGTTTCCAAAACTTCTCGTTTTATTCATGGAAAAGGGTCTCTTATTTCTATTAAAGGCGATCATATCGATAGTGAACTTTCCGCTCTCGACCAAATTGTTGACAAACACCTTTTCAACATATCCGTTCATAGTCCGAAAGCGGTCGGATCGGTACGTCAAGGGACAGTCGTTATTATTTCGGGTGTATAAGTTATTAACAATCGTCTTCTATATATTGAATTATGTATGTTTTTGTATTACAACTCTTTATAAAATACAGGGCTTTTTTTTCAACACTTATTAACATGTTTTCAACACATATTTTTTCCTTATTTTACGGTCGTTTCTGACCATGTTTCAACTCATCATGAAAAATAACTTTTCAACAGTTTTCAACACCCTATGGAAATGTTAAAATCTCACGGTATCCTGTACATTGTTTCCACACCCATTGGTAATATGGGCGATCTCTCGTCACGTGCTCTCGAGTGTTTACGCGCAGTCGACATTGTCGCATGCGAGGATACGAGACATACCGGTCTTTTGTTCTCACGGCTCGGATTCAGGAAAAAACTTGTATCGTATAATGATGTCAATGCGCTGAAACGTCTTCCCCAGCTTATCGAGCATCTCATGAACGGTGAAAATGTCGCGCTTGTTTCGGACGCCGGTACTCCCGGTATCAGCGATCCGGCATACCGCATCGTCCGGGCCGCTCTCGATGCCGAAGTCGATGTTATCAGTATCCCCGGGGCTTCTGCCGTTCTTTCGGCGCTCGTCGTTTCCGGACTTCCGCTCGACCGTTTCGTGTTCGATGGTTTCATTCCACCGCGCGAGTCTGCCCGCGCCTCACGGCTCGAATACCTCAAAGATGAATCCCGCACGATCGTGCTCTTTGAATCTCCGCACAGAATCATCGCTCTTCTTGAGTCTGTCCTTGTTCATCTCGGCAATCGTGAAATTTCAGTATCCCGTGAACTGACAAAACTTCACGAGGAAACTGTCCGCGGCCCTGTCGAGGATGTTCTGGCCCGTTTAAAAACCAAGAAACCCCGCGGCGAATATACTGTCGTTATCCGTGGCGTCGGCAAGAAAGGCATTGTATGAAAGGGCACCTCATCTCGTTTGAAGGAATTGACGGCTCCGGCAAGACAACACAGGCCGAACTCCTGTATAACCGTATCCTCAATCTTGGCCATACCGCCCATCTTTTCCGTGAACCGGGCGGAACCCCTGTCGGCGAGCGCATACGGTCCATTCTTCTCGATGCATCACATAGTGACATGATGCCCCTTGCCGAACTTTTTCTTTACCTTGCCGCCCGCGTTCAGATTACTTCCCGCAGAATTGCTCCTGCTCTCGGCGACGGCGCTTTTGTCATCATGGACCGCTATATCGATTCTTCCGCCGCATACCAGGGCTATGCACGCGGTCTCGGAGTCGATCTCGTTCATCATCTTAACTCCATCGCAACCGGCGGTCTTGTCCCCGATATCACGTTTTTCATTGACTGCGACCCCCTGACAGCTCTATCACGTGTTTCTCCGACACCGGACCGTCTCGAATCCGAAGGGCTCGTTTTTATGGAACGTGTACGCGATGGTTTCCGCTGTCTCTGTCAATCGTTTGAAGACCGTTTTGTGCTTGTTGACGGGAATCGTTCTGTGAAGGAAATCGAGGAAACTGTCTTTGATGAAAT includes the following:
- the rsmG gene encoding 16S rRNA (guanine(527)-N(7))-methyltransferase RsmG, translating into MIEQSLFYDNLYAGSSEYGVPLDMSALSSCWKYYELLVSWNSRVNLVSQRDLDRFIDYHMLDSLKIASLFDFSRVRTMIDFGSGAGLPGIPLALAFPHISLTLIDSRTKRCAFLSETVFSIPLGNTVIVHSKIESLPVRYNRAFDVVVTRATASLADFVSKTSRFIHGKGSLISIKGDHIDSELSALDQIVDKHLFNISVHSPKAVGSVRQGTVVIISGV
- the rsmI gene encoding 16S rRNA (cytidine(1402)-2'-O)-methyltransferase gives rise to the protein MEMLKSHGILYIVSTPIGNMGDLSSRALECLRAVDIVACEDTRHTGLLFSRLGFRKKLVSYNDVNALKRLPQLIEHLMNGENVALVSDAGTPGISDPAYRIVRAALDAEVDVISIPGASAVLSALVVSGLPLDRFVFDGFIPPRESARASRLEYLKDESRTIVLFESPHRIIALLESVLVHLGNREISVSRELTKLHEETVRGPVEDVLARLKTKKPRGEYTVVIRGVGKKGIV
- the tmk gene encoding dTMP kinase, which encodes MKGHLISFEGIDGSGKTTQAELLYNRILNLGHTAHLFREPGGTPVGERIRSILLDASHSDMMPLAELFLYLAARVQITSRRIAPALGDGAFVIMDRYIDSSAAYQGYARGLGVDLVHHLNSIATGGLVPDITFFIDCDPLTALSRVSPTPDRLESEGLVFMERVRDGFRCLCQSFEDRFVLVDGNRSVKEIEETVFDEIRRREFLLK